In one Rutidosis leptorrhynchoides isolate AG116_Rl617_1_P2 chromosome 8, CSIRO_AGI_Rlap_v1, whole genome shotgun sequence genomic region, the following are encoded:
- the LOC139864156 gene encoding uncharacterized protein, translated as MTLIKEMKLRDFICKEDLFNHVVMCVGQKNVGTTNRHFVLAWFDEFCWLEYSVKADKAFCLWCYLCRNHVDKQCRSDTFVTDGFSNWNKKNRFSVHEGDVNSFHNRARLKCEDLMKPKQSITVALNKQYDIEKQEYRIHLQSSIDVVRYVMHNTLPFRGHDESENSIYRGIFLETLKLVVSKDEDAHKAMIKVPKKCKLTSPDIQKHIVDCFAKEILTSIFREIGNEKI; from the coding sequence ATGACcctaatcaaagagatgaaattaaGAGACTTTATTTGCAAAGAGGACCTTTTCAACCATGTGGTCATGTGTGTCGGGCAAAAAAATGTAGGGACCACTAATAGACATTTTGTCCTAGCTTGGTTTGATGAATTTTGTTGGTTAGAGTATAGCGTAAAGGCGGACAAGGCAttttgtttgtggtgttacttatgTAGAAATCATGTAGATAAACAATGTCGGAGTGATACATTTGTGACCGATGGATTTAGCAATTGGAACAAAAAAAATAGATTCAGTGTTCATGAGGGTGATGTAAATAGCTTTCACAATAGAGCACGTCTAAAATGTGAAGATTTGATGAAACCAAAGCAATCTATAACTGTTGCTCTTAATAAGCAATATGATATTGAGAAGCAAGAGTATCGAATTCACCTACAGAGTTCAATTGATGTTGTTAGATATGTAATGCATAACACATTACCATTTCGTGGTCACGACGAGAGTGAAAACTCTATATATAGAGGAATTTTTCTGGAAACATTGAAATTAGTTGTAAGTAAAGATGAGGATGCTCATAAAGCTATGATAAAAGTTCCTAAGAAATGTAAATTAACTTCACCTGACATTCAGAAACACATTGTTGATTGTTTCGCAAAAGAAATACTCACATCTATATTTAGAGAAATTGGTAACGAAAAGATATGA
- the LOC139864154 gene encoding uncharacterized protein: MADLSPRNSFPMFDASKLMKLSEMYPMDFNQADRDHLKRELDVYYVIMWRDEKFANLNGISDLARLMVETKKHISFRYVHRCLLGAIEREALASVKDETIMNRFQRMNYRRGQL, from the exons ATGGCTGATTTGAGCCCACGTAATTCATTTCCTATGTTTGATGCATCCAAGTTAATGAAGTTGAGCGAGATGTATCCAATGGATTTTAATCAAGCTGATAGAGATCATCTTAAGCGTGAACTTGATGTCTACTATGTGATTATGTGGCGTGATGAAAAATTTGCCAACCTAAACGGGATTAGCGACCTTGCTAGATTGATGGTTGAAACTAAAAAACATATTTCATTTCGTTATGTCCACCG TTGTCTACTTGGTGCCATAGAAAGAGAAGCGCTTGCTAGTGTTAAAGATGAAACAATTATGAATCGTTTCCAACGAATGAACTATCGTAGGGGACAATTGTAA